The genomic stretch GTGACCGGCACCAAGTACTACTCCACCGGCAGCATCTTCGCCGATTGGATCGACACCTTCGCCCAGCGCACCGACACCGGGCAGAAGGTGATCGCCATCGTCGACGCGCACCAAAGCGGCGTCGAGCACGCCGACGACTGGGACGGCTTCGGCCAGCGCACCACCGGCTCGGGCACGAGCACCTTCACCCGGGCGGTGGTCGCGGCGGAGGACGTGATCGACTTCGACACCCGATTCCGCTACCAGACCGCGTTCTACCAAGCGGTGCTGTTGGCGGTATTGGCCGGTTCGATCGCAGGCGCCGAGCGCGAGATTGCCGCCGAGGTGCGGGATCGGACGCGGATCTTTTCTCACGGGAACGCCGACTCGTTCGCGGCGGACCCGCAGATCCTGCAGGTGGTGGGCCAGGTATCGGCGGCCGCCTACGCAGGAGCGGCGATCGTCGAGCGCGCGGCGACCGCGCTGCAGCGGGCGCACGACGCGGCACTCGACGGCGATGCGGCCGAGGACGAGCGGCAGAACGACCGGGCCGAGCTCGAGACGGCACAGGCCCAGATCGTGCTGACGCAGCTGGCCACCCGCGCGACCTCCGACATCTTCGACGCGCTCGGCGCCTCCGGAGTGAGCACGCGGAAGAACCTCGACCGGCACTGG from Rathayibacter rathayi encodes the following:
- a CDS encoding acyl-CoA dehydrogenase family protein is translated as MTVIEVRAVPAVDYEELAERFRPLFAEIAEGAAARESARELPVAQIRALAEAGFGAVRVPVAAGGAGASLPQLFRLLTELAAADSNIPQALRGHFALVEDRLLATDGTRERWLRRFADGQLGGNAWTEIGTVAMGDVLTKVAPVEGDPTRFTVTGTKYYSTGSIFADWIDTFAQRTDTGQKVIAIVDAHQSGVEHADDWDGFGQRTTGSGTSTFTRAVVAAEDVIDFDTRFRYQTAFYQAVLLAVLAGSIAGAEREIAAEVRDRTRIFSHGNADSFAADPQILQVVGQVSAAAYAGAAIVERAATALQRAHDAALDGDAAEDERQNDRAELETAQAQIVLTQLATRATSDIFDALGASGVSTRKNLDRHWRNARTAASHNPWVFKARIVGDHAVSGAVPPRVWAIGAGPKR